DNA from Pichia kudriavzevii chromosome 5, complete sequence:
TTGCTTCAAGGATTTCATCGATTTAAGTAACATGACAACTAAACCACCTCCTTCAACAGTCTCAATAGTACGGGCCATTAAGTTTGGAGTTAAACCTTCGAAATCTTGTAAAACAACCATACCATAAGTATTACCTAGAATCTTTTCAGTCTCCTTGTAGTATACATATCTAATTTGattgtttgaaagaaaCGCCTCAAAAGGATCCAAATCATTGGCTTCTCTAACACCACGCTTGATATCcttctttaatttcttctctctATTAAGCCTGTTAGATGTAAAACCtaataatttcttcttgtaCGCCCATAGAATGGACttgttcattttcaaattcgcattcatcatcagataATGAAGATTGGGAATCTGATTTCTAGATTTATCACCAACCATAATGATGAATGACCTTTGTCTTGTGTCGACGCCATTCCTAATAAGGGCCGGAACACGAGAGTCAAgcaccttcttcttgttaGTGTTGTTGATACTAGTCGACATGCCTATGAACTTAAACCAAGGAAAAACTGCTCTTTGATAAACCTAATTGTTTTTCAAGTGGTTACTTCTTTAtacaaaatttttttttttttttaaaatgatgaaaaattatttcattattatttcAGTTTTGTGGATGTGGAAAACGGTTTGTAAGTAAAACGCGACTTTTAACTGCAAAAGAGCcttgcaaaaaaaattgtcCGACTTTTACGGTCTGCTCGGCGCCTTCGATGCCTACTTGCAAGTGCGTTTGATATATAGTACCCCCCTATAAATAAGTGTGACACATGAGTTGTTTTGCGAATTAGGGTGCGCTCTATCTCCGTGCAACACCCTCATGCGCGAACACAGATTAATGAACCCGGTCACGTGGAATAAAAGTAGTTTGCAATGTGTGTGTATGACTGACAAAGCCAAGTGAAAGTTTTACCTACTTTTTAAGTGTTAGATACTGTTTCTCTCTGGTCTACCTAGGGAACCAGTAGAGATACCCGTCCCATACTTTACCCTAGTAATAGGTGACCAAGGTACTTCAAGTACAATACAACCCAAATCAGTTTTGAAATGTCTCAAAAAAGTGGAGATGGGCTCCCATTACTAGCCTGTGTTGGAGAGGTTGTACAGCCTAGACGCCAAACGAACATCGGTGACAACAAGAAAAGCAGCCCCGGCTCAACGAAAAAGACTGGGTCAAGAAATAGAACAAGACACAACTCCTCAAAGAGGAATCTTAGAACTGTTGTAAAGAACGGTAACATCAGAACAGGGGTTGATGACGATAATTGTTCAAATGATATCAATTCCATCTTGAAAGCGTCTAAGAAGGGGCAAAATATAAGCCATTTGCTTTCTTATTCCTACATAAATGATGAATCAGATTATTTTTACAATGATTACAAaccaagagaaaaacatcaGAAGCCGTTTAGAAGAAATAACAAACCTTTCAGAACTGAAATCCACTTGTCTGGACTAAGTTATATCAATGCCAACTACAAATTTATATTGAAACACGACGGTGATTACAGGGCTCAGATGTTAGATCCAAATTTGCCTCTTGACACCAATAGTATCGCACGTGTCATGGTTAAACAACACGATTATCATTGTCCAATCTGTTTAGGTGATGAGTTTGTGGCTCCAAGAATGACGAATTGTGGccatattttttgttatcCATGTTTGCTTGATATGTTTGAGAATGCCAGGAACGATAAATCCAAGACTTCATTGGGAAATATGCACAATCCATTTATTTCTTGTCCACTCTGCTCCGAGACCATTAGAGAGAGAAATCCACTTTTGCCAGTGCTAATTGAACATGTCCACACTGGATCTTCCAAAGTAAGCGAGAAAACCTATGTTACCCTTCCACTCATGCACAGGGAGAAGTCCAAGATCTATTCACAACAAGTATCTAATTTCTACCAGTCGAAAGCATTCAGGGGAAGTATTCCATGGATAAGCTCAAACTGTACTCCACTGAACTTCAAACAGTATTCCCCGTATATCAATCATTCTAGGTTGATTTTATCCGATACGAATTTTGTTTTAGCCTGTTTCAATAAGGAAATCGATGATCTTATGACTCAAAAGTTAATTGACTGCGAGATGTACGGAAGCTCCAGTGAGCCTTTTGATAAGGCTATAGTAAAAATCAAGGAACTCGTTTCGATTctagaaaatgaaagaacTTCAAGTACAAAAATTACAAGAGGCCCCCCACAAGCTGAAAATGcttctcttgaaaatattatGGCAGGGATGTCCCTATCTGAGGAAGTCACTCTTCCTCCTTATAACGAaggttattattattatgaGTGTGATGTCAATTCCAGAATTCATTACTTTTTATCACCTCTTGATACGTTAGTAATCAAACATTTATTTGGAATGCCCCTTTCAAAGGAGATTGATGAATCATTATCGAATCCGGCATATAATTTACCATTGGCTTTGAATCTTTATATAGAGAACATCAACTCTGAGGAAGGTAGAGTTACTCCTGAACTGGTTTCCAAGAACCCTTACCTGGGTAATATACCATATGGGGCggaaattgaatttttggaGATTGACTGGACCAAATTTGACAATTCTTTTATCCCTTTAAATGAGAATGACACGGCGCAAATTTTTACCGATTCTAAGTATCCTATTCAAATACCACCGAGTTTAGTTAAAAAATTACAGGCTAGGACAAGAAATATTAGGAACAAAAGAACATCAGAAGAAAAGGCACGTATCCGTGgtgaaagaagaagagaaaggGAAACACTAGAGGTGTTCAATAGAGATGATAATAGGAATGCGTTAGcagaggaagaagatgaaattatAGATATGCTGAGTGAAAATAGGTGGGAAAGAAACGAGTTTGTCCATATTGATCCGGTTAGTAATACACCAATGTTGAAGGGTGTTGTGAATCCACTTCGTCCGTTTGATGCTGCACATGCTAAGAAAAACGTAACTGATAACAATGAAACTGGTACTGGTGGCAGTGTTGGTTCGGATGTTCCATTAATGACTACGCAAACTTCTGTATGGGGGACACGTGTTCCCGTTGTTCTTGAtccagaagaagaagctctACAGGCCGAAGAGACACgggaagttgaagaaatgattCGAAAGGCAAAAGCGCAAGCACTGAGTAACGGCaagaaggggaaaaaaggaagaaagGTAA
Protein-coding regions in this window:
- a CDS encoding uncharacterized protein (PKUD0E01050; similar to Saccharomyces cerevisiae YLR427W (MAG2); ancestral locus Anc_4.308) is translated as MSQKSGDGLPLLACVGEVVQPRRQTNIGDNKKSSPGSTKKTGSRNRTRHNSSKRNLRTVVKNGNIRTGVDDDNCSNDINSILKASKKGQNISHLLSYSYINDESDYFYNDYKPREKHQKPFRRNNKPFRTEIHLSGLSYINANYKFILKHDGDYRAQMLDPNLPLDTNSIARVMVKQHDYHCPICLGDEFVAPRMTNCGHIFCYPCLLDMFENARNDKSKTSLGNMHNPFISCPLCSETIRERNPLLPVLIEHVHTGSSKVSEKTYVTLPLMHREKSKIYSQQVSNFYQSKAFRGSIPWISSNCTPLNFKQYSPYINHSRLILSDTNFVLACFNKEIDDLMTQKLIDCEMYGSSSEPFDKAIVKIKELVSILENERTSSTKITRGPPQAENASLENIMAGMSLSEEVTLPPYNEGYYYYECDVNSRIHYFLSPLDTLVIKHLFGMPLSKEIDESLSNPAYNLPLALNLYIENINSEEGRVTPELVSKNPYLGNIPYGAEIEFLEIDWTKFDNSFIPLNENDTAQIFTDSKYPIQIPPSLVKKLQARTRNIRNKRTSEEKARIRGERRRERETLEVFNRDDNRNALAEEEDEIIDMLSENRWERNEFVHIDPVSNTPMLKGVVNPLRPFDAAHAKKNVTDNNETGTGGSVGSDVPLMTTQTSVWGTRVPVVLDPEEEALQAEETREVEEMIRKAKAQALSNGKKGKKGRKVKMVPLPM